One segment of Candidatus Zixiibacteriota bacterium DNA contains the following:
- a CDS encoding NapC/NirT family cytochrome c, whose protein sequence is MLQKYMRFVRGVAVNRIGLVGVVLTTSSFITFVILELARLAGLLTNAYVGLVTYLLFPALFVVGLILIPIGWRQRKRETGRTTTELLSQQFEPDDTRAGLFGSRIVMTIGLFTLANVIFLGAASSRMLGFMDEPEFCGTACHSVMNPEWVTYQDSPHARVKCVECHVGEGVGALVDSKLNGTWQMISVTFDLLQRPIPTPVHQLRPARETCEKCHWPDKFYGSRLATFVSYGDDSLSTPKYTTLNLKVDAGRSGTKSGIHWHVAAENEVRYVSVDDEREQMVWVEARQADGTYKRFTNRSLVSAADTDTLTDPRTVDCIDCHNRATHIYERPDRALDKRIRLGQLERNLPFLRREAMSALTNTYADSLAAYEGIANHLYGFYSRKHPQAAARQSAAIDSAIDVLRSVYYRNVHHGMNITWGDYRSHIGHQGNNDGCFRCHNPNLTAEDGSSISSDCTMCHSILAQDESRPFAYLNPPDTADTEYKLHQYLQDEFLRFMETQAE, encoded by the coding sequence GTGCTCCAGAAGTATATGAGATTCGTCCGGGGCGTCGCAGTCAACCGGATCGGACTGGTGGGGGTCGTGCTGACGACCTCCTCCTTCATAACGTTCGTGATCCTGGAACTCGCCCGCCTTGCCGGACTGCTCACCAACGCATATGTCGGCCTGGTGACCTACCTGCTGTTTCCCGCTTTATTCGTGGTCGGCCTGATCCTGATACCGATCGGCTGGCGGCAGCGCAAGCGCGAAACCGGTCGCACGACCACGGAGTTGCTGTCCCAGCAGTTTGAGCCTGATGATACGAGGGCGGGGCTGTTCGGGTCGCGCATCGTGATGACCATTGGCCTGTTTACGCTGGCCAACGTCATCTTTCTCGGAGCGGCCAGCAGTCGCATGCTGGGATTCATGGACGAGCCCGAGTTCTGCGGCACCGCCTGCCACAGTGTGATGAATCCGGAGTGGGTGACCTATCAGGACTCGCCGCACGCCCGGGTCAAGTGCGTCGAGTGTCATGTCGGCGAGGGGGTCGGCGCCCTGGTCGACAGCAAGCTCAACGGCACCTGGCAGATGATATCGGTGACCTTCGATCTGCTGCAGCGCCCGATTCCCACCCCCGTGCACCAGCTTCGTCCTGCCCGGGAGACCTGCGAGAAGTGCCACTGGCCCGATAAGTTTTACGGAAGCCGTCTGGCGACCTTCGTCAGTTACGGCGACGACAGCCTGTCAACACCGAAGTACACGACGCTCAATCTCAAGGTTGACGCGGGTCGAAGCGGGACGAAGAGCGGCATTCATTGGCACGTCGCCGCTGAAAACGAGGTCCGCTATGTGTCGGTCGACGACGAGCGTGAGCAGATGGTGTGGGTGGAAGCCCGGCAGGCCGACGGCACGTACAAGCGGTTCACGAACCGATCGCTGGTATCAGCAGCCGACACCGATACGCTGACCGATCCCCGGACAGTTGATTGTATCGACTGCCACAACCGGGCTACCCACATCTACGAGCGCCCGGACCGGGCGCTTGACAAACGTATCCGACTCGGTCAGCTGGAGCGGAATCTTCCCTTTCTTCGCCGCGAGGCCATGTCGGCACTGACAAACACGTATGCCGACTCGCTGGCGGCATACGAGGGAATCGCTAATCACCTGTACGGTTTCTACTCGAGGAAACATCCCCAGGCGGCGGCCCGACAGTCGGCTGCGATCGACAGCGCCATCGACGTGTTGCGATCGGTCTACTACCGCAATGTTCACCACGGCATGAACATCACCTGGGGAGACTACCGAAGTCACATCGGGCATCAGGGCAACAACGACGGCTGCTTCCGCTGCCACAATCCAAATCTGACCGCCGAGGACGGCTCTTCTATCAGCAGCGATTGCACCATGTGCCATTCCATCCTCGCCCAGGACGAGTCGAGACCGTTCGCGTATCTCAACCCGCCCGATACGGCCGACACCGAATACAAACTGCATCAGTATTTGCAGGACGAGTTTCTTCGGTTTATGGAAACTCAGGCTGAGTAG
- a CDS encoding multiheme c-type cytochrome: MRLVIVLGLALSIGTGLGLSVSAQTSADVAGKCMTCHKEKSPGLYKQWFMSKHGEHKVTCIDCHGADKGDADAFTHYDALIATLVTPKDCATCHEKEAAEVQASYHATAGQILESNDAYLAHVTAGSPAAIMGCESCHGGKVRIDPNSPNKLDQKSWPNSGIGRINPDGSLGSCNACHTRHSFSKAQARQPEACSKCHLGPDHPQKEVYEESKHGNAYYTNIEHMNLASDSWVVGVDYFEAPTCATCHMSATVDQKATHDVGRRISWTLRPEISVKKDNWQTKRANMKNVCTSCHGQAFADGHYYQFDALVELYNEKFARPAGEIMKLVYANNVLENKASFSNDIEWTYWELWHHEGRRARHGAAMMGPDYTWWHGMYEVVMHFYFKLIPQAREFNNPAINAYIDKLLTEDPMHAWMNKETAGLKKSIRDGQMQQMYETFFEKR, from the coding sequence ATGCGTTTGGTTATCGTACTCGGTCTCGCCCTGTCAATCGGTACTGGTCTGGGACTATCGGTATCGGCGCAGACATCGGCCGATGTCGCCGGAAAGTGCATGACCTGCCACAAGGAAAAGTCCCCCGGCCTGTACAAGCAGTGGTTTATGAGCAAGCACGGCGAGCACAAGGTGACCTGTATCGACTGCCACGGCGCCGATAAGGGCGACGCTGATGCCTTCACGCACTACGACGCGTTGATAGCCACACTGGTTACGCCCAAAGACTGCGCGACCTGTCATGAGAAAGAAGCCGCCGAAGTGCAGGCGTCGTATCACGCAACGGCGGGTCAGATCCTCGAGTCCAACGACGCCTATCTGGCTCATGTCACTGCCGGATCGCCGGCCGCAATCATGGGTTGCGAGAGCTGCCACGGCGGCAAAGTGAGAATCGATCCCAATTCACCGAACAAGCTCGACCAAAAAAGCTGGCCGAATTCCGGCATCGGACGGATCAATCCGGACGGGTCTCTGGGCTCGTGCAATGCATGCCACACCCGCCACAGTTTCTCGAAAGCGCAGGCGCGCCAGCCGGAGGCCTGTTCGAAGTGTCACCTCGGTCCCGACCATCCGCAGAAGGAGGTCTACGAGGAATCCAAACACGGCAACGCCTATTATACCAACATAGAGCACATGAATCTCGCATCAGACTCCTGGGTAGTTGGCGTCGATTATTTCGAGGCTCCCACCTGCGCCACCTGCCATATGTCGGCGACGGTAGATCAAAAAGCAACACACGACGTCGGCAGGCGCATCAGTTGGACGTTGCGGCCGGAGATTTCGGTCAAAAAAGACAACTGGCAGACGAAGCGCGCCAACATGAAAAACGTGTGCACCTCGTGTCACGGACAGGCCTTCGCCGACGGACACTACTACCAGTTCGATGCGCTGGTGGAACTGTACAACGAGAAGTTTGCCCGCCCGGCCGGGGAGATCATGAAGCTGGTGTACGCCAACAACGTCCTGGAGAACAAAGCCAGTTTCTCGAATGATATCGAGTGGACGTACTGGGAATTGTGGCATCACGAGGGGCGCCGGGCGCGGCATGGCGCAGCCATGATGGGACCGGACTACACCTGGTGGCACGGTATGTACGAAGTCGTCATGCACTTCTACTTCAAGTTGATTCCGCAGGCCCGGGAGTTCAACAATCCGGCGATCAACGCCTACATCGACAAACTTCTGACCGAAGACCCCATGCACGCGTGGATGAACAAAGAAACGGCAGGTCTGAAGAAGTCAATTCGCGACGGCCAGATGCAGCAGATGTACGAGACCTTCTTTGAGAAACGGTAG
- a CDS encoding alginate export family protein, with the protein MRTATAAGVVLVIVCSLAASPAKSSTDLTVSGQVRARAEFDDKAFGATVRSQSYTDLRSRLGVRAVVDSNTIAFVQIQDSRRLGGRDPFGNNTSGTLTNGVNVDVHQAYVQINHLWRDGPGLKAGRFEVNLANQRLFGSVGWSNVGRSWEGVTVWYERAHSRVEGLALKAREDNSNEGNTDSDIYGVTASLPKLGITGFGFYEYDAKPAATVLPAPPTTATNLLDRFSAGFYLKRTVGRSDVELTAVYQLGSQAGVSAGEPPTYDIAAFMIAGEVGYTFDASTAPRLAAGIDYASGDDDPSDDRIESYNNLYYTAHAFRGYMDYFVSSASQGLLDGVLRGSLNPTAGWSVKADLHYFRTAVDYVDFQDRITNEVGMELDLTVSTSRVAGVTITGGGSAFFPGESFAGIADPETGLWGYLMVSADF; encoded by the coding sequence ATGAGGACAGCAACCGCCGCCGGAGTGGTTCTGGTGATAGTCTGTTCGTTGGCAGCCTCACCCGCAAAATCCAGCACCGACCTGACGGTATCGGGTCAGGTACGCGCTCGTGCAGAATTCGACGATAAGGCCTTCGGCGCCACGGTCCGGTCGCAGTCGTATACCGATCTTCGCAGCAGGCTCGGAGTCAGGGCTGTGGTCGACAGCAACACAATCGCATTTGTCCAGATCCAGGACAGCCGCCGTCTGGGAGGCCGCGATCCGTTCGGGAATAACACGTCCGGGACGCTCACAAACGGCGTAAACGTCGATGTGCACCAGGCGTATGTGCAGATCAATCACCTCTGGCGCGACGGTCCCGGACTGAAGGCCGGTCGATTCGAAGTGAATCTCGCCAATCAGCGACTGTTCGGTTCCGTCGGCTGGAGCAATGTCGGCCGTTCATGGGAGGGCGTGACCGTCTGGTATGAGCGGGCACATTCACGGGTCGAAGGCCTGGCGCTCAAGGCACGCGAAGACAACAGCAATGAGGGCAATACCGACTCTGATATTTACGGAGTAACGGCGTCCCTCCCCAAGCTGGGTATTACCGGTTTTGGCTTCTACGAATATGATGCGAAGCCGGCGGCGACTGTGCTGCCCGCGCCGCCCACTACAGCCACTAACCTGTTGGATCGGTTCTCCGCCGGATTCTACTTAAAGCGTACGGTCGGTCGGAGCGACGTGGAACTGACCGCAGTGTACCAGCTTGGCAGTCAGGCAGGTGTGTCGGCAGGTGAGCCGCCGACATACGATATCGCGGCTTTTATGATCGCCGGCGAGGTCGGGTATACCTTTGACGCCTCAACGGCGCCGCGCCTTGCGGCCGGGATTGACTATGCTTCCGGCGACGACGATCCCTCCGATGACAGGATAGAATCCTACAACAATCTGTATTACACGGCTCACGCTTTCCGCGGGTACATGGATTATTTCGTTTCCTCGGCCTCTCAGGGGCTGCTCGACGGCGTGCTGCGTGGCAGTCTGAACCCGACCGCCGGCTGGTCGGTCAAAGCAGACCTGCACTATTTCCGGACGGCCGTCGACTATGTGGACTTTCAAGACAGGATTACAAACGAGGTTGGGATGGAACTCGATTTGACCGTATCCACCTCGCGCGTGGCGGGTGTCACCATCACCGGCGGCGGGTCGGCGTTTTTCCCGGGAGAGTCGTTCGCCGGAATTGCCGACCCCGAAACGGGCCTGTGGGGCTATTTGATGGTGTCCGCTGATTTTTAA
- a CDS encoding PAS domain S-box protein: MFTPGKHTLETIDSRLSAWDDPERCRLLIKSFPGLFLLTDTNCDIVMSNQPIDDPPLSTAIGHRLESIVSPAHRDAIVDASQAALERGEICQLDVQIGTSAHAPWYRTVLFAVSENGVVGGVAVAGVDITSLKTAEEQRRASENRYRMLAECSSDVIVRCGVESTIHYASPVCASVMGYSQAEMAGRGLLDFVHSEDLAIAQEVFNGLHDGDKACRSEFRLRHRDGHSVFIELTGRRIQPGGSRPPEYICSLRDISRRLATVLAHRQSEERYRSMIQSSPMGMHLYEVDDQDRLILIDANPAADSILGICHRELVGRTLEEAFPPLKDTEIPDRYRRAALHGERFDSDRVEYAESQVRGVFDVHAFQSGPRRVTVLFLDVTDRYLAGEAIRESECKFREIAELLPIGVYECDASGQLVYVNKRLMDYFGVTAEDLNVGMGILDIFSAEDRSRAGTNLRRLLAGGRIGRNEYLVQRKDGTKFPARFHSTPIIRNDTVCGVRGVLQDITLDKQREQESLRAQKLESVGLLAGGIAHDFNNLLTGILGNVVLAAQDFPDHDERAKLLKCAEQAIERARTLTSQLLTFSAGGEPIRRQTDVRSLLNNAISHAARGTGIHVEVGALPETIPRIAVDPVQIGQVIHNLVRNARDAMPDGGSVKVSVGTETNASGTPVVTIAIRDSGPGIDSEVLPHIFDPYFTTRDGQLGLGLAAAYSIVKKHDGSISVTSDPGAGTVFTIELPAESPVSPGVRATPSRTADQIARRVLVMDDEDIIRDLARRILSRHGWQVVCVSDGQAAINRFIEARDGQEPFDVVVLDLTVPGGMGGKDTIVRLRELDPGVRAIVCSGYSNDPVLASYDRHGFVGIVAKPYRPDELVRAVHNALELGPETPATRKVD, encoded by the coding sequence ATGTTTACACCAGGGAAACATACATTGGAGACAATCGACAGCCGGCTGTCGGCATGGGATGACCCTGAGCGCTGCCGGTTGCTCATAAAGAGCTTTCCGGGGCTATTCCTCCTCACCGACACCAACTGCGATATCGTGATGAGCAATCAACCGATCGATGATCCCCCACTGTCGACTGCGATCGGCCACCGTCTCGAATCCATAGTCTCGCCGGCGCACCGCGACGCCATAGTCGACGCATCGCAAGCCGCGCTTGAACGCGGCGAGATATGTCAGTTAGATGTTCAGATCGGAACCTCCGCCCACGCTCCGTGGTATCGCACCGTTTTGTTTGCCGTGTCGGAGAACGGCGTGGTGGGAGGCGTCGCCGTGGCAGGAGTCGATATAACGTCCTTGAAGACGGCTGAGGAACAACGACGGGCGAGCGAGAACCGCTATCGGATGCTGGCGGAGTGCTCGTCCGATGTCATCGTACGATGCGGCGTGGAGAGCACGATTCACTACGCCTCACCGGTCTGTGCCTCGGTCATGGGCTATTCACAAGCGGAGATGGCCGGCCGGGGGCTTCTGGATTTCGTGCACTCCGAAGACCTCGCGATTGCCCAGGAAGTGTTTAACGGATTGCACGACGGCGACAAGGCCTGCCGATCCGAGTTCCGCCTTCGGCATCGCGACGGACATTCGGTCTTTATCGAGTTGACCGGCCGGCGAATCCAGCCGGGTGGATCGCGGCCACCCGAATATATCTGTTCCCTGCGCGACATTTCCCGGCGTCTTGCGACTGTTCTGGCACACCGGCAATCCGAAGAACGATACCGGTCCATGATCCAGTCGTCGCCGATGGGTATGCATCTGTACGAAGTTGACGATCAGGACCGTCTGATTCTGATCGATGCCAATCCGGCGGCCGATTCGATACTCGGCATCTGCCACCGCGAACTGGTCGGCAGGACGCTCGAAGAGGCTTTTCCTCCCCTGAAAGACACCGAGATTCCGGATCGATACCGGCGCGCTGCACTCCACGGCGAGCGATTCGACTCCGACCGGGTGGAGTACGCGGAGTCACAGGTCAGGGGAGTGTTTGACGTCCATGCATTTCAGTCCGGGCCGCGAAGGGTGACCGTCTTGTTTCTCGACGTAACGGACCGTTACCTGGCAGGAGAGGCAATCCGGGAAAGTGAGTGCAAGTTCCGCGAGATCGCGGAGCTGTTGCCAATCGGTGTTTACGAGTGTGACGCCTCGGGGCAATTAGTTTACGTCAACAAACGGCTTATGGACTACTTCGGGGTGACCGCCGAGGATTTGAACGTCGGCATGGGCATACTCGACATTTTTTCGGCCGAAGACCGCTCCCGCGCCGGAACGAACCTCCGCCGTCTGCTTGCGGGAGGCCGAATCGGGCGTAACGAGTATCTGGTTCAGCGGAAGGACGGAACCAAATTCCCCGCGCGATTCCATTCTACCCCGATTATTCGCAATGACACGGTATGCGGCGTGCGGGGAGTGCTGCAGGATATCACCCTGGATAAGCAGCGCGAGCAGGAATCCCTGAGGGCTCAGAAGCTCGAATCCGTTGGATTGCTCGCAGGGGGGATCGCTCACGATTTCAACAACCTGCTCACCGGCATTCTCGGCAATGTGGTGCTCGCCGCTCAGGATTTTCCCGACCATGACGAACGGGCGAAGCTGTTGAAGTGCGCAGAACAGGCCATTGAACGTGCTCGAACTCTTACCTCACAACTGCTCACGTTTTCGGCGGGAGGCGAACCTATCCGCCGACAGACGGATGTGCGATCACTTCTGAACAACGCGATTTCTCACGCCGCTCGCGGAACGGGTATCCATGTCGAGGTCGGCGCGCTGCCCGAGACGATTCCACGTATCGCCGTCGACCCCGTCCAGATAGGCCAGGTGATCCACAACCTCGTGCGCAACGCCCGCGATGCGATGCCCGACGGTGGCTCCGTCAAGGTCTCCGTTGGCACTGAGACAAACGCCTCCGGAACGCCGGTCGTCACCATCGCCATTCGCGACAGCGGGCCGGGAATCGACTCGGAGGTGCTTCCGCACATCTTCGATCCCTACTTCACCACGCGCGATGGGCAGCTCGGGCTCGGTCTGGCGGCCGCCTACTCGATAGTGAAAAAACACGATGGGTCCATATCGGTGACGTCGGACCCCGGAGCCGGCACGGTCTTCACGATCGAACTGCCCGCCGAATCGCCGGTTTCCCCAGGCGTGCGCGCCACTCCATCACGGACCGCAGACCAAATCGCTCGACGGGTCCTGGTAATGGATGACGAGGATATCATTCGAGATCTTGCGAGACGAATCCTGAGCAGGCACGGATGGCAGGTCGTGTGCGTATCCGACGGTCAGGCCGCAATCAACAGATTCATCGAAGCACGAGACGGCCAGGAGCCCTTCGACGTCGTCGTCCTCGATCTTACCGTTCCGGGCGGGATGGGGGGCAAAGACACTATCGTACGGCTGCGGGAACTGGATCCCGGCGTCAGGGCTATCGTGTGCAGCGGTTACTCAAACGACCCCGTTCTCGCCAGTTACGATCGCCACGGATTTGTGGGGATTGTTGCCAAACCATATCGTCCCGATGAGTTGGTGCGCGCCGTGCACAATGCGCTCGAGCTCGGTCCTGAAACACCTGCGACACGAAAAGTAGATTAG
- a CDS encoding peroxiredoxin-like family protein yields MNSTAAMAGKTPRWMRLVLLAAALYNIAWAIWTVFWPSSMFSIAGMDLPRYPFLWQGIGMIVGVFGLGYVIAATNPFRHWLIVLLGLLGKLFGPVGLLLTIGNTGPTTAFALTLIVSDVVWWVPFGLIVYGALQNAQSEIADGAPEFESVDAALQKARTTCCLSLNDLSHQSPVLLVFLRHFGCTFCMEALSDLARDRERIQAGGTRIVLIHMSSNERATEVVRSYGLYGIDHVSDRSRRLYRAFGFTRGSLGQVLGPSVWWRALQAMIRGGHGVGELEGDGFQMPGLVLISEGQVVRRFVHRTAGERPDYVAFSTAALSEIKTA; encoded by the coding sequence GTGAATTCGACTGCCGCGATGGCCGGAAAGACTCCACGCTGGATGCGGTTGGTGTTGCTCGCCGCCGCGCTCTATAACATTGCATGGGCGATCTGGACCGTTTTCTGGCCGTCGAGCATGTTTTCGATAGCCGGTATGGATCTGCCGAGATATCCCTTTCTCTGGCAAGGCATCGGCATGATAGTAGGCGTCTTCGGCCTGGGATATGTCATCGCTGCCACCAATCCATTCCGACACTGGCTGATTGTGCTGCTGGGGCTTTTGGGCAAGCTTTTTGGCCCGGTCGGATTGCTCTTGACCATCGGGAATACCGGGCCGACCACCGCGTTTGCCCTGACCCTGATTGTGAGCGATGTCGTCTGGTGGGTGCCGTTTGGATTGATCGTGTATGGTGCTCTGCAAAACGCGCAATCCGAGATCGCTGATGGCGCGCCCGAATTCGAGTCAGTAGATGCCGCACTGCAGAAAGCCCGCACGACATGCTGCCTGTCTCTGAACGACCTGTCGCACCAGTCACCCGTGCTGCTGGTGTTCCTCAGGCATTTTGGTTGCACTTTCTGTATGGAGGCGCTGTCCGACCTGGCGCGCGACCGCGAGCGCATCCAAGCCGGCGGAACCCGCATTGTCCTGATTCATATGAGCAGCAACGAGCGCGCCACGGAAGTAGTTCGATCCTACGGGCTGTACGGTATCGATCATGTCAGTGATCGATCGCGCCGCCTGTATCGTGCCTTCGGTTTCACCCGCGGCTCTCTCGGGCAGGTGCTCGGCCCATCTGTCTGGTGGCGTGCGCTCCAGGCCATGATTCGCGGGGGGCATGGGGTCGGCGAACTCGAAGGTGACGGCTTCCAGATGCCGGGGCTGGTTCTGATCAGCGAGGGACAGGTCGTGCGGCGATTCGTGCACCGCACCGCCGGTGAACGCCCCGATTATGTGGCATTCTCCACCGCCGCGCTGTCAGAAATCAAGACCGCCTGA